A single genomic interval of Agromyces cerinus harbors:
- a CDS encoding carbohydrate ABC transporter permease produces MTTTTAVRTIASRPPRFRAVGRTTIRRSQRRAIWLLLLPFLVLFVFSFVVPLVYAVVESFFTEKRSGLGIGGERAFAGFVNYVNAIQKTDLLEGVGRVLVFGIVQVPLMLIVALALALAVDALKGNYPKFVRLSAFLPYAVPGVIAAILWAFLYLPGTSPFVAALANVGIDVDFLSSDVVLWSIANIVTWTWTGYNMLVIYSALTGIPQELYEAAAIDGAGAWRIAWSIKIPLVAPALVLTTFFSIVGTVQLYAEPTVLKSYSSAITSGYTPNMAVQDVAFGLNNYGVAAAMAVLLALGTFVLSFGFLRLANVITARRAAV; encoded by the coding sequence ATGACCACCACCACTGCCGTCCGAACGATCGCCAGCAGACCGCCGCGGTTCCGCGCGGTCGGTCGCACCACCATCCGTCGCTCCCAGCGCAGGGCCATCTGGCTCCTCCTGCTGCCGTTCCTCGTGCTCTTCGTGTTCTCGTTCGTGGTGCCGCTCGTGTACGCCGTCGTCGAGAGCTTCTTCACCGAGAAGCGATCGGGGCTGGGCATCGGCGGCGAGCGGGCGTTCGCGGGGTTCGTGAACTATGTGAACGCGATCCAGAAGACGGATCTGCTCGAGGGGGTCGGGCGGGTGCTCGTGTTCGGCATCGTCCAGGTGCCGCTCATGCTCATCGTCGCCCTCGCCCTCGCCCTCGCGGTGGATGCGCTCAAGGGCAATTACCCGAAGTTCGTCCGGCTCTCGGCATTCCTGCCGTACGCGGTACCGGGGGTGATCGCGGCGATCCTGTGGGCCTTCCTCTACCTCCCCGGGACGAGTCCGTTCGTCGCCGCCCTCGCGAACGTCGGCATCGACGTCGACTTCCTCTCGAGTGACGTCGTGCTCTGGTCGATCGCGAACATCGTCACCTGGACCTGGACGGGCTACAACATGCTCGTGATCTACTCGGCGCTGACCGGCATCCCGCAGGAGCTCTACGAAGCGGCTGCCATCGACGGCGCCGGGGCGTGGCGGATCGCGTGGAGCATCAAGATCCCGCTGGTCGCGCCGGCGCTCGTGCTCACCACCTTCTTCTCCATCGTCGGAACGGTCCAGCTCTACGCCGAGCCGACCGTGCTGAAGTCCTACTCCAGCGCGATCACCTCGGGGTACACGCCGAACATGGCGGTGCAGGACGTCGCCTTCGGGCTCAACAACTACGGGGTCGCCGCGGCCATGGCCGTGCTCCTGGCCCTCGGGACCTTCGTCCTGTCGTTCGGATTCCTGCGCCTGGCGAACGTCATCACCGCACGGCGGGCGGCCGTCTGA
- a CDS encoding ABC transporter substrate-binding protein, with protein MSKARPKARGIVSAAVSAAMLGSMLAGCAATAPEAENSELVFWGWNPAYEKVVDLWNSSHDQQVKFETTASGGDGGYTKMQAAVKAGNAPCLAQVGNESVPTLTVDGSLVDISEEIDQYRDGFPDSAWAAMGVGEGIYGVPVDIAPLALFYRADVYEKFGVTPATTWEQFAADSATVHAADPNVYLSSFAPAITYQIAGFVQQAGGTWYSSENDQWKVSMNGAETKDVAAYWQKMMDEDLTKVTDPETPEWFAAVQDGTIASYVAPVWWATVLEGAAAGSSGKWRVAPMPNIDDDTVSTGTAGGSATSVLTGCDDVQGAVDFANWMSTDDGALEILIEDAASFPAATNGTGLGSLSEPLEFYGGQKVYEVFAAAAPTINPNWQFGPANAETGSAYADAMKPVLDGTRTMVEGLDVAQASLVDALTTKGLSVTE; from the coding sequence ATGAGCAAGGCCCGTCCAAAGGCGCGCGGGATCGTTTCCGCCGCCGTCTCAGCCGCGATGCTGGGTTCGATGCTCGCCGGGTGCGCCGCCACCGCCCCGGAAGCCGAGAACAGCGAGCTGGTGTTCTGGGGGTGGAACCCCGCGTACGAGAAGGTCGTCGATCTGTGGAACTCCTCGCATGATCAGCAGGTGAAGTTCGAGACGACCGCCTCCGGCGGCGACGGCGGATACACGAAGATGCAGGCAGCGGTGAAGGCCGGCAACGCACCGTGCCTGGCGCAGGTCGGGAACGAGTCCGTGCCCACACTCACCGTCGACGGCTCGCTCGTCGACATCTCCGAGGAGATCGACCAGTACCGCGACGGGTTCCCGGACAGTGCATGGGCGGCGATGGGCGTCGGCGAGGGAATCTACGGCGTGCCGGTCGACATCGCCCCGCTCGCCCTGTTCTACCGCGCAGACGTGTACGAGAAGTTCGGTGTCACCCCGGCGACGACCTGGGAGCAGTTCGCGGCCGACTCTGCGACGGTCCACGCCGCAGATCCGAACGTCTACCTCTCGTCCTTCGCGCCGGCGATCACCTATCAGATCGCCGGGTTCGTGCAGCAGGCCGGAGGCACCTGGTACTCGAGTGAGAACGACCAGTGGAAGGTGTCGATGAACGGCGCCGAGACGAAGGACGTCGCCGCCTACTGGCAGAAGATGATGGACGAGGACCTCACGAAGGTCACCGATCCCGAGACCCCGGAGTGGTTCGCCGCCGTTCAGGATGGCACCATCGCCAGCTACGTCGCCCCGGTCTGGTGGGCGACCGTGCTGGAGGGCGCCGCGGCGGGGTCCTCGGGCAAGTGGCGGGTCGCGCCGATGCCCAACATCGACGACGACACCGTGAGCACGGGAACCGCCGGCGGATCCGCCACCTCGGTGCTCACCGGCTGCGACGACGTCCAGGGCGCGGTCGACTTCGCGAACTGGATGAGCACGGATGACGGTGCACTCGAGATCCTCATCGAGGACGCGGCATCCTTCCCGGCCGCGACCAACGGAACCGGCCTCGGCTCGCTCAGTGAACCGCTCGAGTTCTACGGCGGGCAGAAGGTGTACGAGGTGTTCGCCGCCGCCGCACCCACGATCAACCCGAACTGGCAGTTCGGACCGGCGAACGCCGAGACGGGCAGTGCGTACGCCGACGCCATGAAGCCGGTGCTCGACGGCACCCGGACGATGGTGGAGGGCCTCGACGTCGCCCAGGCCTCACTGGTCGACGCACTCACCACCAAGGGGCTCAGCGTCACCGAGTGA
- a CDS encoding ROK family transcriptional regulator — MVKSNRHGARVGAIRQENETQCALWLRDHGRSSVGTLSRSVGVSRPTVEVALARLVERGLVKEIEGGSDTATGRPARVFEFVERAGFVAGIDIARAGITVVIADISGRVLAQRRSGAPLPKDSLARLRLVTHETTAALAEAGGTVSRLVAAHVALTGWVGADGRLRASGAYPDWEGVDLTEHLSRMLGCEVRVDNDVNLAALAEHRIGAARLIPDMLYIRIGSGISAALVLDGKLRLGSHDSAGALAGASLPLPIDPQGDLGWADEPSLRAVLERADASEPEAAAKRDDFVDGLAELVGMIGQVVDPDCIVVGCDAAEHGDTIVSLLRQRLIDKGWLLYEPAIIASHLGDDAAVLGALTRAFDSSAKHLYGLDEVGLPEIRFSDVIATSKTPIAANTP, encoded by the coding sequence GTGGTCAAGAGCAACCGTCACGGAGCGCGCGTCGGCGCGATCCGTCAAGAGAACGAGACCCAATGCGCGCTGTGGCTGCGTGACCACGGTCGTTCCTCAGTCGGCACTCTCAGTCGCAGCGTCGGCGTGTCGCGCCCGACGGTGGAGGTCGCGTTGGCGCGGCTCGTCGAGCGCGGCCTCGTCAAGGAGATCGAAGGCGGATCGGACACGGCGACTGGTCGCCCCGCGCGGGTGTTCGAGTTCGTCGAACGGGCGGGTTTCGTGGCGGGCATCGACATCGCTCGGGCCGGCATCACGGTGGTCATCGCGGACATCAGCGGACGGGTGCTCGCCCAGCGGCGGTCCGGAGCGCCTCTCCCGAAGGACTCGCTCGCCCGGCTCAGGCTCGTCACGCACGAGACCACCGCGGCCCTCGCCGAGGCAGGCGGAACCGTGTCCCGTCTGGTGGCGGCGCACGTCGCGTTGACCGGTTGGGTGGGTGCCGACGGCCGCCTGCGCGCATCCGGCGCCTACCCCGACTGGGAGGGCGTCGACCTCACCGAGCACCTGTCCCGCATGCTCGGCTGCGAAGTTCGCGTCGACAACGACGTCAACCTGGCGGCTTTGGCGGAGCATCGCATCGGCGCGGCGCGACTCATTCCGGACATGCTCTACATCCGCATCGGCAGTGGCATCTCCGCGGCCCTCGTTCTCGATGGAAAGCTGCGCCTCGGCAGCCACGACTCAGCCGGCGCACTTGCCGGCGCGAGCCTGCCGCTGCCCATCGATCCGCAGGGCGATCTGGGCTGGGCCGACGAACCTTCGTTGCGCGCGGTCCTGGAACGTGCGGATGCGAGCGAGCCGGAGGCCGCCGCGAAGCGAGACGACTTCGTCGACGGTCTCGCCGAGCTGGTCGGGATGATCGGCCAGGTCGTCGATCCCGATTGCATCGTCGTGGGCTGCGATGCGGCGGAGCACGGCGACACGATCGTGTCGCTGCTGCGTCAGCGCCTCATCGACAAGGGATGGCTCCTCTACGAGCCGGCCATCATCGCGTCCCACCTCGGTGACGACGCCGCGGTGCTCGGAGCGCTCACCCGCGCCTTCGACAGCAGCGCGAAGCACCTGTACGGCCTCGATGAGGTCGGACTTCCGGAGATCCGATTCTCCGATGTCATTGCGACGTCGAAGACGCCGATCGCCGCGAACACCCCGTAA
- a CDS encoding LCP family protein — translation MAEELRSSARRAASSTPVVRHGRLKRRSIWRTLAKVTATFVAVALVSGVSVAAYAAWDLANTAKPSVTLGNEDMLEGVPDVGAIDGGVNLLLIGSDSREGQGDGFGDPDEETAVLNDVTMLLHISEDHTNASVISFPRDMLVDVPACVDPADPAGDPLYEQYGVKMNSVLSLGGMPCVVKTVEQLVGVPILFAGTVQFLGVAGLSEAVGGVPVCIAEPIEDEHTDLYLPAGMQELSGMQALQFLRTRHGVGDGSDLGRISNQQVFMSALARTLQSNGTLSDPVKLYGIAKAALANMELSDSLMDPTTMISIASALKDTDLSKIAFVQYPTGYSDGDLIPSDSAEIVNTALQNDLPVAFDPEADEAAFASAGDPTAVDAAPEAEAPVEEEAPAEGADATTPPAPTAEALPSDVTGQTAAETRCSAGRTLEDQ, via the coding sequence GTGGCAGAAGAGCTTCGATCCAGCGCACGACGCGCAGCATCGTCGACGCCGGTCGTGCGCCACGGTCGCCTGAAGCGACGCAGCATCTGGCGCACGCTCGCGAAGGTGACGGCGACCTTCGTCGCGGTCGCCCTGGTCTCCGGCGTGTCCGTCGCGGCCTATGCGGCGTGGGACCTCGCCAACACCGCCAAGCCCAGCGTCACGCTCGGCAATGAAGACATGCTCGAGGGCGTCCCCGATGTCGGGGCCATCGACGGCGGCGTGAACCTGCTGCTCATCGGCAGCGACAGCCGCGAGGGCCAGGGCGACGGGTTCGGCGATCCCGACGAGGAGACGGCTGTGCTCAACGACGTCACCATGCTCCTGCACATCTCCGAAGACCACACGAACGCCTCGGTCATCAGCTTCCCCCGCGACATGCTGGTCGATGTGCCCGCGTGCGTCGATCCCGCAGACCCCGCGGGCGATCCGCTGTACGAGCAGTACGGCGTGAAGATGAACTCGGTGCTCTCGCTCGGCGGCATGCCGTGCGTCGTCAAGACGGTAGAGCAGCTCGTCGGCGTGCCGATCCTGTTCGCCGGCACCGTGCAGTTCCTGGGGGTCGCCGGGCTCTCCGAGGCGGTGGGCGGCGTTCCCGTCTGCATCGCCGAGCCGATCGAAGACGAGCACACCGATCTCTACCTCCCCGCCGGCATGCAGGAGCTCTCTGGCATGCAGGCCCTGCAGTTCCTTCGCACCCGCCATGGCGTCGGCGACGGCAGCGACCTCGGCCGCATCTCGAACCAGCAGGTCTTCATGTCAGCGCTCGCGCGAACGCTGCAGTCGAACGGCACGCTGAGCGACCCGGTCAAGCTCTACGGCATCGCGAAGGCCGCGCTCGCGAACATGGAGCTCTCCGACAGCCTCATGGACCCGACGACCATGATCTCGATCGCGAGCGCCCTGAAAGACACCGATCTGAGCAAGATCGCGTTCGTGCAGTACCCGACGGGCTACTCCGACGGTGATCTCATTCCGTCCGATTCGGCGGAGATCGTCAACACGGCCCTTCAGAACGACCTGCCGGTCGCCTTCGATCCCGAGGCCGATGAAGCGGCGTTCGCGTCGGCCGGCGATCCCACGGCCGTCGATGCGGCACCCGAGGCCGAGGCCCCGGTCGAGGAGGAGGCGCCTGCCGAAGGAGCGGACGCCACGACGCCGCCGGCGCCGACGGCCGAGGCGCTGCCGAGCGATGTCACCGGTCAGACCGCGGCAGAGACCCGCTGTTCCGCGGGTCGCACACTCGAAGACCAGTAG
- a CDS encoding LCP family protein, which produces MSETGDQQAAAEQTAAAEQTAVPRHGRLPRRSAASTYLKLAASVVAVLAVSAASVAAYAAIDLVGSVKPGVSLANADLLDGVPDIGAMDGGLNFLLVGSDKRPLDGSFGDPEVDSGDLNDVNMLLHISQDHSHVEVVSLPRDMIVPVPECPDPVDPASGPLSAMSGVPLNSVLEHGGLGCVALTVEQLTGTKIPVAGVVEFKGVAALSEAVGGVEVCLIDPIDDVDSGLHLPAGTQTISGYDALAFLRTRHAVGDGSDLGRIASQQAFLASLARTLQSSGTLNDPVKLYSIAKAVLSNMELSKELQNPATLISIAKALQDTDLSKIAFIQYPTAEAGDGQHVVPTESAEAINLALQEDRPVALDPTANDNVEFGTVADPTAPAPEPDPAAATDAPATSPPAETLPGDITGLTGDEVRCTTANEG; this is translated from the coding sequence ATGAGCGAGACGGGCGACCAGCAGGCCGCTGCCGAGCAGACGGCTGCTGCCGAGCAGACGGCGGTGCCCCGCCACGGGCGTCTTCCCAGGCGCAGTGCTGCTTCGACGTACCTGAAGCTCGCGGCATCCGTCGTCGCGGTGCTCGCCGTGAGCGCGGCATCCGTCGCGGCGTATGCGGCGATCGACCTGGTCGGCTCGGTCAAGCCCGGCGTCTCGCTCGCGAACGCTGACCTGCTCGACGGCGTGCCCGACATCGGCGCGATGGACGGCGGGCTCAACTTCCTGCTCGTCGGCAGCGACAAGCGACCGCTCGACGGATCGTTCGGCGACCCGGAAGTGGATTCGGGCGACCTCAACGACGTCAACATGCTGCTGCACATCTCGCAGGACCACTCGCACGTCGAGGTCGTGAGCCTTCCGCGCGACATGATCGTGCCGGTGCCCGAGTGCCCTGACCCGGTCGACCCGGCGTCGGGTCCGCTCTCGGCGATGTCGGGGGTGCCGCTCAACAGCGTGCTCGAGCACGGCGGGCTCGGGTGCGTGGCGCTCACGGTCGAGCAGCTGACGGGCACGAAGATCCCGGTCGCCGGCGTCGTCGAGTTCAAGGGCGTCGCCGCGCTGTCCGAAGCCGTCGGCGGCGTCGAGGTGTGCCTCATCGACCCGATCGACGACGTCGACTCGGGCCTGCATCTGCCGGCCGGAACGCAGACGATCTCGGGATACGACGCACTCGCGTTCCTGCGCACCCGGCACGCCGTCGGCGACGGCAGCGACCTCGGGCGCATCGCGAGCCAGCAGGCGTTCCTCGCGTCGCTCGCGCGCACGCTGCAGTCGAGCGGCACGCTCAACGACCCCGTGAAGCTGTACTCGATCGCGAAGGCCGTGCTCTCGAACATGGAGCTCTCGAAGGAGCTGCAGAACCCGGCGACCCTCATCTCGATCGCGAAGGCGCTGCAGGACACCGACCTCTCGAAGATCGCGTTCATCCAGTACCCGACCGCAGAGGCGGGCGACGGCCAGCACGTGGTGCCGACCGAGTCCGCCGAGGCGATCAACCTCGCGCTGCAGGAGGACCGGCCCGTCGCGCTCGATCCGACCGCGAACGACAACGTGGAGTTCGGCACCGTGGCCGACCCGACCGCGCCGGCGCCCGAACCGGACCCTGCCGCCGCGACCGACGCCCCGGCGACGTCGCCGCCCGCCGAGACGCTGCCCGGCGACATCACCGGACTCACCGGCGACGAAGTGCGCTGCACGACCGCGAACGAGGGCTGA
- a CDS encoding HAD family hydrolase: MPRPDVAVDEQWFVALDVDGTIMHEDGSIDPVVVDAVAAARDRGHVVTLATGRSWATTAPVLGQLGLTPEYVVCANGAITMQRDDAAPDGYIRRHVETFDPTQVLERIRGFLPAGKFMVELPDGYRLYTEGMTEWNLENAREVRFDELLDHRATRVVVTSLEHGLDEFFGIVDQMGLHHVSYAIGWTAWLDIAPDGVNKATALERVRGWLDLPIDRVLAAGDGRNDLEMFAWAGAAGRAVAMGQAPDEVREAANEVGGSVDDAGLAAVLDSLP, encoded by the coding sequence ATGCCGCGCCCCGACGTCGCCGTCGACGAGCAGTGGTTCGTCGCGCTCGACGTCGACGGCACGATCATGCACGAAGACGGGTCGATCGACCCGGTCGTCGTCGACGCGGTGGCAGCCGCCCGCGACCGCGGCCACGTCGTCACGCTCGCGACCGGTCGCTCTTGGGCGACGACCGCTCCGGTACTCGGCCAGCTCGGGCTCACGCCCGAGTACGTCGTGTGCGCGAACGGCGCCATCACGATGCAGCGCGACGACGCGGCGCCCGACGGGTACATCCGACGCCACGTCGAGACGTTCGATCCGACGCAGGTGCTCGAGCGCATCCGCGGGTTCCTGCCGGCCGGCAAGTTCATGGTCGAGCTGCCCGACGGCTACCGCCTCTACACCGAGGGCATGACCGAGTGGAACCTCGAGAACGCCCGCGAGGTGCGTTTCGACGAGCTGCTCGACCACCGTGCCACGCGCGTCGTCGTCACGAGCCTCGAGCACGGCCTCGACGAGTTCTTCGGCATCGTCGACCAGATGGGCCTGCATCACGTGAGCTATGCCATCGGCTGGACGGCCTGGCTCGACATCGCTCCCGACGGGGTCAACAAGGCGACCGCACTCGAACGGGTGCGCGGCTGGCTCGACCTGCCGATCGACCGCGTGCTCGCCGCCGGCGACGGGCGCAACGACCTCGAGATGTTCGCGTGGGCGGGCGCAGCCGGCCGCGCCGTCGCGATGGGCCAGGCGCCCGACGAGGTGCGCGAGGCAGCCAACGAGGTGGGCGGTTCGGTCGACGACGCCGGGCTTGCGGCGGTGCTCGACTCGCTGCCGTGA
- the serS gene encoding serine--tRNA ligase, with translation MIDPVLLRENPDLIKRSQELRGESVALVDAAVEADAARRTAITVFEALRAEQNAFGKQVAQAPKEAKAALVAEAQELAARVKAANQAASDAEAEFTLAVQRLGNIVIDGVPAGGEDDFIVLREVGEIPAFEFEPRDHLEIGELLDAIDMQRGAKVSGARFHYLKGIGARLELAIMNMGLDRAIAAGFTPLITPTLVRPEIMQGTGYLGAHADEVYYLPEQELYLTGTSEVALAGYHADEIIDVSNGPIRYAGWSTCYRSEAGSHGKDTRGIIRVHQFNKLEMFTFIDPADAEAEHERLLGWQEGMLQDLGLTYRVIDTAAGDLGTSAARKYDVEAWVPTQNAYRELTSTSNCTTFQARRLDIRHRTETGKTAPVATLNGTLATTRWLVAILETHQQADGSVVVPEALRGYLGGLEVLEPIA, from the coding sequence GTGATCGATCCCGTGCTGCTTCGCGAGAACCCCGACCTCATCAAGCGTTCGCAAGAACTCCGAGGCGAGTCCGTGGCGCTCGTCGACGCGGCCGTCGAAGCCGATGCCGCGCGGCGCACCGCGATCACCGTCTTCGAGGCGCTCCGCGCCGAGCAGAACGCCTTCGGCAAGCAGGTCGCGCAGGCCCCGAAAGAGGCCAAGGCCGCCCTCGTCGCCGAGGCGCAGGAGCTCGCCGCCCGAGTGAAGGCCGCGAACCAGGCCGCGAGCGACGCCGAGGCCGAGTTCACGCTCGCCGTGCAGCGGCTCGGCAACATCGTCATCGACGGCGTGCCGGCCGGCGGCGAAGACGACTTCATCGTGCTGCGCGAGGTCGGCGAGATCCCCGCGTTCGAGTTCGAGCCCCGCGATCACCTCGAGATCGGCGAGCTGCTCGACGCCATCGACATGCAGCGCGGCGCGAAGGTCTCGGGCGCGCGCTTCCACTACCTCAAGGGCATCGGCGCCCGCCTCGAGCTCGCGATCATGAACATGGGCCTCGACCGGGCGATCGCGGCCGGCTTCACCCCGCTCATCACGCCCACGCTCGTGCGCCCCGAGATCATGCAGGGCACCGGCTACCTCGGCGCGCACGCCGACGAGGTGTACTACCTGCCCGAGCAGGAGCTCTACCTCACGGGCACGAGCGAGGTCGCGCTCGCCGGCTACCACGCCGACGAGATCATCGACGTCTCGAACGGGCCGATCCGCTATGCGGGCTGGTCGACCTGCTACCGCAGCGAGGCCGGCAGCCACGGCAAAGACACTCGCGGCATCATCCGGGTGCACCAGTTCAACAAGCTCGAGATGTTCACCTTCATCGACCCGGCCGACGCCGAGGCCGAGCACGAGCGCCTGCTCGGCTGGCAGGAGGGCATGCTGCAGGACCTCGGCCTCACGTACCGCGTGATCGACACCGCGGCCGGCGACCTCGGCACGAGCGCCGCCCGCAAGTACGACGTCGAGGCGTGGGTGCCCACGCAGAACGCCTACCGCGAGCTCACCTCCACCTCGAACTGCACGACGTTCCAGGCGCGCCGCCTCGACATCCGTCACCGCACCGAGACCGGCAAGACGGCTCCCGTCGCGACGCTCAACGGCACGCTCGCGACGACGCGCTGGCTCGTCGCGATCCTCGAGACCCACCAGCAGGCCGACGGCTCGGTCGTGGTGCCCGAGGCGCTTCGCGGCTACCTCGGCGGCCTCGAGGTGCTCGAGCCGATCGCATGA
- a CDS encoding diacylglycerol/lipid kinase family protein, protein MTADQQGAADVAGRRPRAAVIFNPTKQGVETLRAAVAAAEERQHFSPSLWIETAADDPGKGMAREALEAGVDLVIAAGGDGTVRSVAATLRGTGVPLGLVPIGTGNLFARNLEIPVNDQADAVVLAFAGLDRAVDVIVADVTRADGTEETHVSLVMSGIGIDAAMISNTNPDLKKRVGWLAYVDAGLRALPASKPFRAVHRLDAGRHHRSKVSSILVANLGYLPGNIELIPDAEIDDGKLDVVVLAPRNLFGWLLIWRKITWENRVLRKSALGRQFLDLTGGNRRSEIVYLRGRAVDLEIDGAPEEFEIDGDEFGLVAAARFTVDPAALIVRVPS, encoded by the coding sequence GTGACGGCAGACCAGCAGGGGGCGGCGGATGTCGCGGGCCGACGCCCGCGAGCCGCCGTGATCTTCAACCCCACCAAGCAGGGCGTCGAGACGCTGCGTGCCGCGGTCGCGGCGGCAGAGGAGCGTCAGCACTTCTCCCCCTCGCTCTGGATCGAGACGGCGGCCGACGATCCGGGCAAGGGCATGGCGCGCGAAGCCCTCGAGGCGGGCGTCGACCTCGTGATCGCCGCGGGCGGCGACGGCACCGTGCGCTCGGTGGCCGCGACCCTCCGAGGCACCGGCGTGCCGCTCGGACTCGTGCCCATCGGCACTGGCAACCTCTTCGCCCGCAACCTCGAGATCCCCGTCAACGACCAGGCCGACGCCGTCGTGCTCGCCTTCGCGGGCCTCGACCGTGCCGTCGACGTCATCGTCGCCGACGTCACACGCGCCGACGGAACCGAGGAGACCCACGTCTCACTCGTCATGAGCGGCATCGGCATCGACGCCGCGATGATCTCGAACACGAACCCCGACCTGAAGAAGCGCGTCGGTTGGCTCGCCTACGTCGATGCGGGTCTGCGGGCCCTCCCCGCCTCGAAACCGTTCCGCGCCGTGCACCGGCTCGACGCGGGCCGACACCACCGCTCGAAGGTCTCGAGCATCCTCGTCGCGAACCTCGGCTACCTGCCGGGCAATATCGAGCTGATCCCCGACGCCGAGATCGACGACGGCAAGCTCGACGTGGTGGTGCTGGCACCGCGGAACCTCTTCGGCTGGCTCCTCATCTGGCGCAAGATCACGTGGGAGAACCGCGTGCTGCGCAAGTCCGCACTCGGCCGGCAGTTCCTCGACCTCACGGGCGGCAACCGGCGCAGCGAGATCGTCTACCTGCGCGGACGGGCGGTCGACCTCGAGATCGACGGGGCCCCCGAGGAGTTCGAGATCGACGGCGACGAGTTCGGGCTCGTCGCCGCGGCGCGGTTCACGGTCGATCCGGCCGCGCTGATCGTTCGAGTTCCGAGCTGA
- the pheA gene encoding prephenate dehydratase → MTDAAPTPPEETYSYLGPAGTFTEAALKQVAAASGKHWRGVNNVGEALADVTSGRSTAAMIAIENSIDGGVTATQDALATVPGLRILGEYLVPVNFVLVARPGTTLAEVRVVNAHPVAYAQSRGWLERELPDHGHIPATSNVSAAASLFEGSQADAAVAPPGITDHLDVDVLARDIGDNPNAVTRFVLVSRSRELPEPTGADKTSLIVELPDDEPGALLAMLEQFSTRGVNLSLIQSRPIGDALGRYRFVVDVDGHIADERVADALLGLRRTSPNVIFLGSYPRADEQTVAYHSKYDDGIFIEARDWLRGLLSGEPD, encoded by the coding sequence ATGACGGATGCCGCGCCCACACCGCCCGAGGAGACCTACTCCTACCTGGGGCCGGCCGGCACATTCACCGAGGCGGCGCTGAAGCAGGTCGCCGCGGCATCCGGAAAGCACTGGCGCGGCGTCAACAACGTCGGCGAAGCGCTCGCCGACGTCACGAGCGGCCGCTCGACCGCCGCGATGATCGCGATCGAGAACTCGATCGACGGCGGCGTGACGGCGACGCAGGACGCGCTCGCGACCGTGCCCGGCCTCCGCATCCTCGGCGAGTACCTCGTGCCGGTGAACTTCGTGCTCGTGGCCCGGCCCGGCACCACGCTCGCCGAGGTCCGGGTCGTCAACGCCCATCCCGTCGCATACGCGCAGTCGCGCGGCTGGCTTGAGCGAGAACTCCCCGACCACGGGCACATTCCCGCGACGAGCAACGTGTCGGCCGCGGCATCCCTCTTCGAAGGCAGCCAGGCCGACGCGGCCGTCGCGCCGCCCGGCATCACCGACCACCTCGACGTCGACGTGCTCGCCCGCGACATCGGCGACAACCCCAACGCGGTCACGCGCTTCGTGCTCGTCAGCCGCTCCCGCGAACTGCCGGAGCCGACCGGAGCCGACAAGACGAGCCTCATCGTCGAGCTGCCCGACGACGAACCGGGCGCCCTGCTCGCGATGCTCGAGCAGTTCTCGACGCGAGGCGTGAACCTCTCGCTCATCCAGTCGCGGCCCATCGGCGACGCCCTCGGCCGCTACCGGTTCGTCGTCGACGTCGACGGGCACATCGCCGACGAGCGGGTCGCCGACGCACTGCTCGGCCTGCGCCGCACGAGCCCCAACGTCATCTTCCTCGGGTCGTACCCGAGGGCCGACGAGCAGACGGTCGCGTACCACTCGAAGTACGATGACGGCATCTTCATCGAGGCGCGCGACTGGTTGCGCGGCCTGCTGAGCGGCGAACCCGACTGA